A section of the Salvia splendens isolate huo1 unplaced genomic scaffold, SspV2 ctg540, whole genome shotgun sequence genome encodes:
- the LOC121790531 gene encoding myb-related protein B-like encodes MIRARKVICTPESTKEVGFASYSSFSDSSSDAVTPRSSSDSGLSVRGCSHPTKRSSQAGWTDDEDKRLTEVVQKFNAKNWKKISECMPGRTDVQCLHRWQKVLNPDLRKSPWTKEEDDRVTEFVVKYGTKKWSFIANFVHGRNGKQCRERWHNHLDPAIKKDAWTKEEEETLRHYHHLLGNKWAEIAKFLPGRTDNAIKNHWNCSVKKRPDINSPPILAMESQGSSYLNIFNNEEEKLRAESGTIPPNPDQKVTQKSDGYCSTIMAFGDTRFPADHVQAKPALLDSCRSYENVSTNGVHFGSPPTSISGSCFNGSCNKVRSYNQSTNLLNNVREDALDSLPTNANTFTSTQMSRDSTCVTDGSCDFSPVDTVLSLSVRGYADNSKKTRKRSRICQSPLLADEGSGLSCYDLSRPNGSDIKTEHAGHQLVSSYPINLSLSISSPESILKSSAISYRNAPSIIRRKTYREAASGICSSTFSTSMDAADCSNLTSERGCLPCHDTGCGSSVIGQAVERRLEHAFDLEWDLSSVKCYTPGSSQLKSDKKIILAP; translated from the exons ATGATCCGAGCAAGAAAGGTAATATGTACACCAGAGTCAACAAAAGAAGTTGGATTTGCTTCATATTCATCATTTTCTGACAGCAGTTCTGATGCTGTGACTCCAAGATCTTCTTCTGATTCTGG CTTAAGTGTCCGGGGATGTTCCCATCCAACCAAACGTTCATCCCAAGCAGGCTGGACGGATGATGAG GATAAGAGGCTTACTGAAGTAGTGCAGAAGTTCAATGCCAAGAACTGGAAAAAAATAT CTGAATGCATGCCTGGAAGAACAGATGTTCAGTGCTTGCACCGTTGGCAGAAGGTTTTGAACCCAGACCTCAGAAAAAGCCCTTGGACAAAGGAG GAGGATGATCGTGTTACTGAGTTTGTTGTGAAGTATGGTACTAAGAAATGGTCATTTATTGCAAACTTTGTACATGGTCGAAATGGAAAGCAGTGTCGCGAAAG GTGGCATAATCACTTGGATCCTGCAATCAAGAAAGATGCATGGACGAAAGAGGAGGAAGAAACTTTAAGGCACTACCATCACCTACTTGGTAACAAATGGGCAGAAATCGCGAAGTTTCTCCCTGGAAG GACTGACAATGCTATAAAAAATCACTGGAATTGCTCGGTTAAGAAGAGGCCTGATATTAATTCGCCTCCTATATTGGCAATGGAATCGCAGGGAAGTTCATATCTGAATATCTTCAATAATGAAGAAGAAAAACTGCGAGCTGAAAGTGGTACAATACCGCCTAATCCAGACCAGAAGGTCACTCAGAAGAGTGATGGTTACTGTTCTACAATCATGGCCTTTGGCGATACGAGATTTCCTGCTGATCATGTACAGGCAAAACCTGCACTGCTGGATTCATGCAGATCTTATGAGAATGTGAGTACAAACGGTGTTCATTTTGGTTCCCCGCCCACCAGTATAAGTGGCAGTTGTTTCAATGGCAGCTGCAATAAAGTCAGATCCTATAACCAGTCAACCAACTTGTTGAATAATGTTAGAGAAGATGCTCTGGATAGCCTCCCTACAAATGCAAACACGTTTACATCTACCCAGATGTCTAGAGACAGTACTTGTGTAACAGATGGCAGTTGTGATTTCTCACCTGTTGATACCGTTTTAAGTCTCTCAGTGCGTGGATACGCTGACAATAGTAAAAAGACCAGAAAAAGAAGCAGGATCTGTCAATCACCTCTATTGGCTGATGAGGGGAGTGGATTGTCATGTTATGATCTATCTCGGCCGAATGGTTCTGATATTAAAACTGAACATGCTGGTCATCAGCTCGTTAGTTCCTACCCCATTAACCTGTCACTGTCTATCTCTAGTCCAGAATCCATACTGAAGAGTTCGGCTATAAGTTACAGAAATGCGCCTTCAATCATACGGAGGAAAACATATCGAGAAGCAGCTAGTGGAATTTGCTCTAGCACTTTTAGCACTTCAATGGACGCTGCTGACTGCTCAAATTTGACGAGTGAGAGAGGTTGCTTGCCTTGTCATGACACCGGATGTGGTTCATCAGTCATAGGACAAGCTGTGGAAAGACGGCTCGAACATGCATTCGATTTAGAGTGGGATTTGAGCTCTGTTAAATGTTACACTCCAGGATCATCACAACTTAAATCTGATAAAAAGATAATCTTGGCTCCCTGA